One genomic window of Camelina sativa cultivar DH55 chromosome 5, Cs, whole genome shotgun sequence includes the following:
- the LOC104784689 gene encoding G-box-binding factor 3 isoform X2: MGNNSEEPKPTKSDNKTSSPPDQTNVHVYPDWAAMQAYYGPRVAMPPYYNSAMAASGHPPPPYMWNPQHMMSPYGSPYAAVYQHGGGVYPHPGIPMGALPQGQKAPPLTTPGTQLSIDTPTKSTGNTDNGLMKKLKEFDGLAMSLGNGNPETGADEHKRSRNSSETDGSSDGSDGNTTGADEPKLKRSREGTPTKDGKQLVQSSSLHSASLSSGDTGIKVIKGTGAGAVVSPGNERELKRERRKQSNRESARRSRLRKQAETEELAKKVEALTAENMALRSELNQLNEKSDKLRGANATLLDKLKCSEPEKRVSGNMLSRIKNSGAGDKNKNQGDNDSNSTSKLHQLLDTKPRANAVAAG, encoded by the exons ATGGGAAATAATAGCGAGGAACCAAAGCCGACCAAATCAGACAACAAAACATCTTCACCACCG GATCAAACAAATGTTCATGTCTACCCTGATTGGGCAGCTATGCAG GCATATTATGGTCCAAGAGTTGCAATGCCTCCTTATTACAACTCAGCTATGGCTGCATCTGgccatcctcctcctccttacaTGTGGAATCCTCAG CATATGATGTCACCGTATGGATCACCCTATGCAGCGGTTTACCAGCATGGTGGAGGAGTTTACCCTCATCCTGGCATTCCcatg GGAGCACTGCCTCAAGGTCAAAAGGCTCCACCTTTAACAACT CCGGGGACGCAGTTGAGCATCGACACTCCTACGAAATCTACAGGGAACACAGACAATGGACTGATGAAGAAGCTGAAAGAGTTTGATGGACTTGCTATGTCTCTAGGAAATGGAAATCCTGAAACTGGTGCAGATGAACATAAACGATCACGGAACAGCTCAGAAACGGATGGGTCAAGTGATGGAAGTGATGGGAATACAACTGGG GCAGATGAACCGAAACTAAAAAGAAGTCGAGAGGGAACTCCAACAAAAG ATGGGAAACAATTGGTTCAATCTAGCTCTCTTCACTCTGCTTCTCTGTCAAGTGGTGATACCGGCATAAAAGTTATTAAAGGAACTGGAGCTGGAGCTGTAGTCTCTCCTGGT AACGAGAGAGAACTGAAACGGGAGCGAAGAAAACAGTCTAATAGAGAATCTGCTAGAAGGTCAAGATTAAGGAAACAG GCTGAGACCGAAGAACTTGCTAAGAAAGTTGAAGCCTTGACAGCCGAAAACATGGCATTAAGATCTGAACTAAACCAACTTAATGAGAAATCTGATAAACTAAGAGGAGCAAATGCAACCTTGTTG GACAAACTGAAATGCTCGGAACCTGAGAAGAGAGTCTCTGGGAATATGTTGTCAAGAATTAAAAACTCAGGAGCTggagacaagaacaagaaccaagGAGACAATGATTCTAACTCTACAAGCAAACTGCATCAACTGCTCGATACAAAGCCTCGAGCTAATGCTGTAGCTGCGGGCTAA
- the LOC104788741 gene encoding putative F-box protein At3g22650, translating to MEEEGLIHLPFDLVLYEIFSRVPIESQTRLRTTCRAFYNQTFDTDYIYKHLDLCRQRFLRLDHMVHVIDPVSNAVNSTAMLRCLNHGNTISSVIHCDGLLLCRNQRTSMLTLWNPYQKQVRQIQPPMGFFSAFDRYGLGYRTDARSNYKVLRIFDAELNAQDGKDEDQVEIFDTETRLWRRVLDATPLDCKIEGLSPGLSVKGNMYWIATPKASLRSGIVGSFIQCFDFSKETFIPICALPVGLDYDPNHTNSLSVYKGCSLSLLHQRLTTTDMEVWVTNPLADEVVAWTHQFSVDNPNLPPLRAQYEISYPVHFINGRDLLVVLCREDDGDNTDEDNDADEGTTHIRMYTIGKDGIQHRTDMGQGVFFEHVMCGYIYTPSRVTVHN from the coding sequence ATGGAGGAGGAGGGTCTGATTCATCTACCTTTTGATTTGGTACTGTATGAGATTTTTTCAAGGGTTCCAATAGAATCTCAGACGCGTTTGAGAACAACTTGCAGAGCGTTTTACAACCAAACGTTTGATACGGATTACATCTACAAACACCTCGATTTGTGTCGACAGCGTTTTCTCCGACTTGATCACATGGTGCACGTCATCGATCCCGTGTCCAACGCCGTCAATTCTACTGCCATGCTTCGCTGCCTCAATCATGGAAACACCATCTCTAGCGTAATACATTGTGATGGTTTGTTGTTGTGTCGAAACCAACGAACTAGCATGCTTACTTTGTGGAACCCTTATCAAAAGCAAGTTCGCCAGATACAACCACCAATGGGATTTTTCTCTGCATTCGACCGTTACGGTTTGGGGTACCGTACGGATGCACGTAGCAACTATAAGGTGTTGCGTATCTTTGACGCGGAATTAAACGCACAAGACGGGAAAGACGAAGATCAAGTCGAGATTTTTGATACTGAAACTCGTTTGTGGAGAAGAGTACTAGATGCCACGCCGCTGGATTGCAAGATTGAGGGATTAAGCCCAGGCTTATCCGTTAAAGGCAACATGTATTGGATTGCAACGCCTAAAGCTTCACTCAGATCTGGGATCGTCGGAAGCTTCATCCAGTGCTTTGATTTCTCAAAGGAGACTTTCATCCCCATATGTGCACTTCCAGTTGGACTTGACTATGATCCTAACCATACAAACTCCTTGTCCGTCTATAAAGGTTGCAGTTTGTCTCTCTTGCATCAACGCCTGACTACAACGGATATGGAAGTCTGGGTTACAAACCCGTTGGCCGATGAAGTTGTCGCTTGGACCCACCAATTTAGCGTGGACAACCCAAATCTTCCACCATTACGTGCTCAGTACGAAATCTCGTACCCAGTTCACTTCATCAACGGAAGAGACCTCCTTGTGGTGTTATGCAGGGAAGACGATGGAGACAACACAGATGAAGATAACGACGCTGACGAGGGAACTACACATATACGGATGTATACAATCGGGAAGGATGGGATACAACATCGAACGGACATGGGACAAGGAGTTTTCTTCGAGCATGTAATGTGTGGTTACATTTACACTCCCAGTAGGGTTACGGTTCATAATTGA
- the LOC104784689 gene encoding G-box-binding factor 3 isoform X1: MGNNSEEPKPTKSDNKTSSPPDQTNVHVYPDWAAMQAYYGPRVAMPPYYNSAMAASGHPPPPYMWNPQHMMSPYGSPYAAVYQHGGGVYPHPGIPMGALPQGQKAPPLTTPGTQLSIDTPTKSTGNTDNGLMKKLKEFDGLAMSLGNGNPETGADEHKRSRNSSETDGSSDGSDGNTTGADEPKLKRSREGTPTKDGKQLVQSSSLHSASLSSGDTGIKVIKGTGAGAVVSPGVSANFNPFMSQSLAMVPPEPWLQNERELKRERRKQSNRESARRSRLRKQAETEELAKKVEALTAENMALRSELNQLNEKSDKLRGANATLLDKLKCSEPEKRVSGNMLSRIKNSGAGDKNKNQGDNDSNSTSKLHQLLDTKPRANAVAAG; the protein is encoded by the exons ATGGGAAATAATAGCGAGGAACCAAAGCCGACCAAATCAGACAACAAAACATCTTCACCACCG GATCAAACAAATGTTCATGTCTACCCTGATTGGGCAGCTATGCAG GCATATTATGGTCCAAGAGTTGCAATGCCTCCTTATTACAACTCAGCTATGGCTGCATCTGgccatcctcctcctccttacaTGTGGAATCCTCAG CATATGATGTCACCGTATGGATCACCCTATGCAGCGGTTTACCAGCATGGTGGAGGAGTTTACCCTCATCCTGGCATTCCcatg GGAGCACTGCCTCAAGGTCAAAAGGCTCCACCTTTAACAACT CCGGGGACGCAGTTGAGCATCGACACTCCTACGAAATCTACAGGGAACACAGACAATGGACTGATGAAGAAGCTGAAAGAGTTTGATGGACTTGCTATGTCTCTAGGAAATGGAAATCCTGAAACTGGTGCAGATGAACATAAACGATCACGGAACAGCTCAGAAACGGATGGGTCAAGTGATGGAAGTGATGGGAATACAACTGGG GCAGATGAACCGAAACTAAAAAGAAGTCGAGAGGGAACTCCAACAAAAG ATGGGAAACAATTGGTTCAATCTAGCTCTCTTCACTCTGCTTCTCTGTCAAGTGGTGATACCGGCATAAAAGTTATTAAAGGAACTGGAGCTGGAGCTGTAGTCTCTCCTGGTGTAAGTGCAAATTTCAACCCCTTCATGTCACAATCTTTAGCCATGGTTCCTCCTGAACCTTGGCTTCAG AACGAGAGAGAACTGAAACGGGAGCGAAGAAAACAGTCTAATAGAGAATCTGCTAGAAGGTCAAGATTAAGGAAACAG GCTGAGACCGAAGAACTTGCTAAGAAAGTTGAAGCCTTGACAGCCGAAAACATGGCATTAAGATCTGAACTAAACCAACTTAATGAGAAATCTGATAAACTAAGAGGAGCAAATGCAACCTTGTTG GACAAACTGAAATGCTCGGAACCTGAGAAGAGAGTCTCTGGGAATATGTTGTCAAGAATTAAAAACTCAGGAGCTggagacaagaacaagaaccaagGAGACAATGATTCTAACTCTACAAGCAAACTGCATCAACTGCTCGATACAAAGCCTCGAGCTAATGCTGTAGCTGCGGGCTAA
- the LOC104788742 gene encoding NAC transcription factor NAM-B2 codes for MVSEGEVRSRISDEDIIEGYLRPKVNGEAIANPRFIVDNMEEELYTREPWLLPQPTDPILNPREWFYLGKRNRKYRQAEGVHCEGAWILIQGRSPVLSEESGEIIGATMRFRYCFRNKNDKSAMAYSNWFMREYRLCDKSKPYNTPHVLCKITCNL; via the coding sequence ATGGTAAGCGAGGGGGAGGTTAGAAGTCGTATTTCAGACGAAGATATCATAGAAGGTTATCTCCGACCAAAGGTAAACGGGGAAGCAATTGCAAACCCGCGATTTATCGTAGACAACATGGAGGAGGAGTTGTACACACGAGAGCCGTGGCTGCTTCCGCAACCAACAGATCCTATCCTAAACCCTCGCGAGTGGTTCTACCTGGGGAAACGGAATAGGAAATATCGCCAGGCAGAAGGAGTTCATTGTGAGGGAGCGTGGATTCTCATCCAAGGTAGATCCCCGGTCCTGTCTGAGGAGTCGGGTGAAATAATTGGGGCAACTATGAGATTCAGATATTGCTTCAGGAACAAGAACGATAAATCTGCTATGGCCTATAGCAATTGGTTCATGCGAGAGTATCGTCTCTGTGACAAAAGCAAACCCTACAACACCCCTCATGTTCTCTGCAAGATTACTTGTAACCTTTGA